From Triticum urartu cultivar G1812 chromosome 2, Tu2.1, whole genome shotgun sequence, a single genomic window includes:
- the LOC125534239 gene encoding tuliposide A-converting enzyme 1, chloroplastic-like, whose translation MSAAPSEPPAATAGDDELLYESMPRLRVYRSRVERYLVGSEFVAASTDAATGVASRDTAISPNVSARLYLPRLDAADARLPILVYYHGGGFCLFSAFDSNYHAYLNAFAARANAIVVSVEYRLAPEHPVPAAYADSWDALAWVLSQVAASAGAEPDPWLARHADLSRLYLSGDSAGANIAHHMAMRAGASVRGLVLVHPYFPGSDEVGSDGLDPAMRERLGRLWRVACPAAAGEDDPLINPLADGAPGLEALACGRVLVCVAEADVLRDRGRAYYDRLGASGWPAEAEVWQAPGKGHRFHLLEPGCDEAAAQDRAISGFLNR comes from the coding sequence ATGTCCGCCGCGCCCTCCGAGCCCCCGGCGGCCACGGCTGGCGACGACGAGCTTCTCTACGAGTCCATGCCCCGCCTCCGCGTCTACAGGAGCCGCGTGGAGCGCTACCTGGTGGGCTCCGAGTTCGTCGCTGCCTCCACCGACGCCGCCACCGGGGTCGCCTCCCGCGACACCGCCATCTCCCCCAACGTCTCCGCGCGTCTCTACCTCCCACGCCTGGACGCGGCCGACGCCAGGCTGCCCATCCTCGTCTACTACCACGGCGGCGGGTTCTGCCTCTTCTCCGCCTTCGACTCCAACTACCACGCCTACCTCAACGCCTTCGCCGCGCGCGCCAACGCCATCGTCGTCTCCGTCGAGTACCGCCTCGCGCCCGAGCACCCCGTCCCCGCCGCGTACGCGGACTCGTGGGACGCGCTCGCCTGGGTCCTTTCCCAGGTCGCCGCGAGCGCCGGCGCCGAGCCGGATCCGTGGCTCGCCCGCCACGCCGACCTCTCCCGCCTCTACCTTAGCGGCGACAGCGCCGGGGCCAACATCGCGCACCACATGGCCATGCGGGCGGGCGCCAGCGTCCGCGGCCTCGTCCTGGTGCACCCCTACTTTCCTGGGAGCGACGAGGTGGGCTCCGACGGCCTGGACCCGGCGATGCGGGAGCGGCTCGGGAGGCTGTGGCGCGTCGCGTGCCCGGCCGCAGCGGGGGAGGACGACCCGCTCATCAACCCGCTCGCGGACGGCGCGCCGGGGCTCGAGGCCCTGGCGTGCGGGCGCGTCCTCGTGTGCGTGGCCGAGGCCGACGTGCTCCGCGACCGCGGCCGCGCCTACTACGACCGGCTCGGGGCCAGCGGGTGGCCTGCCGAGGCGGAGGTGTGGCAGGCGCCGGGGAAGGGGCACAGGTTCCACCTGCTGGAGCCGGGCTGCGACGAGGCCGCCGCGCAGGACAGGGCCATCAGCGGCTTCCTCAACCGCTGA